Part of the Atribacterota bacterium genome, CTGTAGAATTACTATTTATTTTTACAATGGCAAAATCTTCATTCATAATTTTCACAATCTCTTGGTTAGTAAATGTTTCATTTTCTAATCTTCTACACCAGCCGCAGTTGTCTGAATAAAAGTATATTAATGCTGGTACATTTTCAATCTTTGATTTAGCTATAGCCTGATCATACTTCAACCACTTTACTATATCTGTGTTTTGGGAAATTTCATTTTCAGACAACTCATTAGCAATACAGTTAAAACTGTATAACATAATTATTGTTAGAAGTATGAATATTTTTTTATAGTCAATTGTCTTTCTAATAAGCTTGTTCATAATAAATAACCTACCCTATCCATATTTTTAATATTTATTCAAATTATTTAGTGTTACATTATACATCAATAAAAGAT contains:
- a CDS encoding thioredoxin fold domain-containing protein; the encoded protein is MNKLIRKTIDYKKIFILLTIIMLYSFNCIANELSENEISQNTDIVKWLKYDQAIAKSKIENVPALIYFYSDNCGWCRRLENETFTNQEIVKIMNEDFAIVKINSNSTEYVNVDNNKITERQLSMDIFQVRANPTIWFLDSDEKRITALPGFVESPDFINVLKYIKGGYYKKYDWPEYLENIAGKQ